The following proteins are co-located in the Castanea sativa cultivar Marrone di Chiusa Pesio chromosome 8, ASM4071231v1 genome:
- the LOC142607937 gene encoding uncharacterized protein At5g64816-like produces MVEVWWSLLGAAIPAVIAGQAFRMKKKNAEVQRLKSARGREKSSDDIFVCERVCTSKRLLKKVGSFSKDPIPDTCVTVCGVSELDACADACARTVCVNQHQVPNWNDVCLRRCQSECLKLSDSRS; encoded by the coding sequence ATGGTGGAAGTGTGGTGGTCCCTATTGGGGGCTGCTATCCCAGCAGTTATAGCAGGGCAAGCTTTtagaatgaagaaaaagaatgctGAAGTGCAGAGGCTAAAGAGTGCCAGGGGGAGGGAGAAGAGCTCTGATGACATCTTTGTTTGTGAAAGGGTATGTACATCAAAGAGACTGTTGAAAAAAGTTGGTTCATTCTCAAAGGACCCAATTCCTGATACCTGTGTTACTGTCTGTGGTGTATCTGAGCTTGATGCGTGTGCTGACGCCTGTGCTCGCACTGTTTGTGTTAACCAACATCAAGTGCCTAATTGGAATGATGTTTGCTTAAGGAGATGCCAAAGTGAATGTCTGAAACTCTCTGATTCCCGTTCttag